The Parvibaculum sp. DNA segment CAGCGCGCGCCCGAGATTGTTGGATCTCCGAGTCGTTTCTCCCCATGTAATCACCCGATCGCCATGAATAAGGGCGGGCGCATCCGGCGGCAAAACCGGCGAGATACTGTCAAGAATATCACCGAAATTCCACGTCATATAATCCTCCCTGAAAAATCCACTCCTCGCGGGTCGGCCTTCTTGCGATTGAGCCGTTCCGTTCTTCGCCATCCTTGTCTCAGCCGGCCCGTTGCCGAACGTTCCGGCGAGGGATCAAGCCCGCCGGAATGACGGTCAACAAAAACGCCGCATCATGCGGACGTGAACACCGGCAGCGCATATCCGTCACCGGCCTCGGAGAATTTGACCCTGACTTTCTGTCCGATCCGAATCCTGTCGATTTCGCAGTCGACGATATTCGTGAGCATCGTGACCCCTTCGTCGAGCGTAACATAGGCGATGACATAAGGCGGCTTGGCTTGCCGCGTGACCGAATAGCTGTAGATCGCGCCATTGCCCGA contains these protein-coding regions:
- a CDS encoding Zn-ribbon domain-containing OB-fold protein codes for the protein MSADQKSKINLVVNSEGKPYWEGAAKGQLLIRTCNACGKAHHYPRTICPHCFSEDTAFVEASGNGAIYSYSVTRQAKPPYVIAYVTLDEGVTMLTNIVDCEIDRIRIGQKVRVKFSEAGDGYALPVFTSA